The proteins below are encoded in one region of Candidatus Ozemobacteraceae bacterium:
- a CDS encoding S-layer homology domain-containing protein yields the protein MNLRTRNFLIGSLSAITLTAAVTDVRVLEAISENPAFSSVSPELRLGVDLGILDESDLDSASLSAPITRRSFAVILKKVLQMVGAPTGSELSDLHTSGIFNPAPHKRGVSRKAALEALARTTIYLSDNGFITLEEKTAQNFTDYRIPEKYTQAIAFLREKEIARGYPDGRFGVSRLLSKREAVSLLYRFYEQISASLMMKGDTKGLQFVDLPLDHPAMASLRAMENAGAFDTMKFSRSFDGYSPLRINEAVAIVEGILNKYSHTEEAAAVKGLLSDPASTLPTTRGELTILLGHMVKAFPAEIGIVPEAYCYNDVAAGTKEAQALEALGNKGLFIGYPNGTFMGMEIITRFEAVGIIGTVLTTLQLVPSDSGVQLAGKSDFESFANLLREKRARIQSILHRKPRASAER from the coding sequence ATGAATCTGCGAACACGAAATTTCCTCATCGGAAGCCTCTCAGCCATCACATTAACCGCAGCCGTGACCGATGTGCGGGTCCTCGAGGCCATCAGCGAGAACCCGGCTTTCAGCAGCGTCAGCCCCGAGCTTCGTCTCGGGGTCGACCTCGGTATTCTCGACGAGTCGGACCTGGACAGTGCCTCGCTTTCGGCACCGATCACACGCCGTTCATTCGCCGTCATTCTCAAGAAAGTCCTGCAGATGGTCGGCGCGCCGACCGGATCGGAACTTTCCGATCTCCACACGTCAGGGATTTTCAATCCAGCGCCGCATAAAAGGGGCGTATCGCGCAAGGCCGCACTCGAAGCCCTTGCCCGAACAACCATCTATCTTTCCGACAACGGCTTCATCACCCTCGAGGAAAAAACGGCTCAGAATTTCACGGATTACCGGATTCCGGAAAAATACACCCAGGCGATCGCATTCCTGCGCGAGAAAGAGATCGCCCGCGGCTATCCCGACGGCCGGTTTGGCGTTTCCCGCCTTCTGTCGAAACGGGAAGCCGTCTCCCTGCTGTATCGTTTCTACGAGCAGATTTCGGCTTCGCTGATGATGAAAGGCGATACGAAAGGCCTCCAGTTCGTCGATCTGCCGCTCGATCATCCGGCCATGGCCAGTCTGAGAGCTATGGAAAACGCGGGCGCCTTCGACACGATGAAGTTTTCCCGGAGTTTCGACGGGTATTCGCCCCTTCGCATCAACGAAGCCGTGGCAATCGTCGAAGGCATTCTCAACAAATACTCGCATACCGAGGAAGCGGCCGCCGTAAAAGGACTCCTGTCCGACCCGGCATCAACGCTTCCTACGACCCGTGGCGAGCTCACGATCCTGCTCGGGCACATGGTCAAGGCGTTTCCCGCCGAGATCGGCATCGTTCCCGAGGCCTACTGTTATAACGACGTTGCCGCCGGCACGAAAGAGGCGCAGGCCCTTGAGGCTCTCGGGAACAAGGGACTGTTCATCGGCTATCCGAACGGGACGTTCATGGGCATGGAAATCATCACCAGATTTGAAGCCGTCGGAATCATCGGCACGGTTCTCACCACCCTGCAGTTGGTTCCCTCCGATTCCGGCGTTCAGCTCGCCGGCAAATCGGATTTCGAGTCGTTCGCGAACCTTCTGAGGGAAAAGCGGGCGCGAATTCAGAGCATTCTCCATCGCAAGCCTCGTGCGTCGGCGGAGCGGTGA
- a CDS encoding pitrilysin family protein has product MRIRSWNTFRTLVCLLFVAFSIAAVAAQAVPVKKADAGRLFTLENGLTVFIKEMRSAPVVAVNVWIRVGSKNERPGEEGFTHLIEHMMFKGTPTYPTGKLDSEIKKLGAAQNAFTSSDCTCFHVTGAREHFARLMELQADAVLNSAFDEAEFQKERKVVLEELRMGKDQPEDRLYDMTKETAYTVHPYSHPIVGYEASLASATRDALYEYYKRWYVPSNMWVVIVGDVDADQALETVKRTMGAAAAVPVPVQTIASEPIQTVRRERREEGDIQQAYANLAWHAPSIDNPDNFVCDVISVLMGGGRSSRLYQTLVEKERLVTDVGTAYYTTKDPSLFIVSGQMPQGAIRKFGERVIEMMKGIAGGDISAEELERAKQQLIAATIFARETAESQAFTYGQMGILGRLEDADAYLDHIRGVTTDDVRRVARTLFTDNGVSLISYEPLIATGPQKPEMVTLENGIRLILRENHSSPLVAVSIHVDAGGMREGKGEAGLANLTAEMLLKGTEKKSAEEIARAFESLGTQISCSAAKSYASIDMQCLSEKFDPSFDLVMEILTGASFPEDEFEKERDQALEQIKAQEDDLYQFTSRHVLKALFPDHPLGYPSLGLADQVKDMRRSHVKEFFRKQYVGSGMVVAVVGDIFIRDVKDRLMSQLSAIDKGSLNEMREPKWQKISSPVTVTERKNREQSQIMVATRTFSRNDPRGPAMDILTNILSGSMSSRLFTNLRDKDSLAYSVFATNVGTRVTGYFFATLSTAVEKTETAKNRLIEELEKIRTQGFTDEEFNDAKQYIIGQHALELVNNEAQAGVFSSDEFLGLGFEHAEKYPELIKSVKREDVEKIMQEFLLGSGSYVLGVTTP; this is encoded by the coding sequence GTGCGCATCAGGTCGTGGAATACCTTCCGAACGCTTGTCTGTCTGCTCTTCGTGGCTTTCTCCATCGCCGCCGTTGCGGCACAGGCCGTCCCTGTAAAAAAGGCGGACGCCGGCAGGCTGTTCACGCTCGAAAACGGCCTCACCGTCTTCATCAAGGAGATGCGGTCGGCGCCCGTCGTCGCGGTCAACGTCTGGATTCGCGTCGGCTCGAAAAACGAAAGGCCCGGAGAAGAAGGCTTCACGCATCTCATCGAGCACATGATGTTCAAGGGCACGCCGACCTACCCGACGGGAAAGCTGGACAGCGAGATCAAAAAGCTCGGCGCCGCCCAGAACGCCTTCACGTCGTCCGACTGCACGTGCTTCCACGTCACCGGGGCCCGCGAGCATTTTGCCCGGCTGATGGAACTGCAGGCCGATGCGGTGCTCAACAGCGCCTTCGATGAAGCGGAGTTCCAGAAGGAGCGGAAGGTCGTCCTCGAAGAGCTTCGCATGGGGAAGGACCAGCCCGAAGATCGTCTCTATGATATGACGAAGGAAACGGCCTACACGGTCCATCCTTACAGCCATCCGATCGTCGGATACGAGGCGTCTCTCGCCTCGGCGACGAGGGACGCTTTGTACGAATATTATAAACGGTGGTATGTTCCGTCGAACATGTGGGTCGTGATCGTCGGCGACGTGGACGCCGACCAGGCGCTCGAAACGGTGAAGCGCACGATGGGGGCGGCAGCGGCAGTTCCCGTTCCCGTCCAGACGATCGCCAGCGAGCCCATCCAGACCGTCCGCCGTGAGCGTCGCGAGGAGGGCGATATCCAGCAGGCCTATGCGAATCTCGCCTGGCACGCCCCGTCGATCGACAATCCCGACAACTTCGTCTGCGACGTCATCTCGGTGCTGATGGGCGGCGGCCGTTCATCCCGTCTGTATCAGACCCTCGTCGAAAAGGAGCGCCTCGTCACCGACGTCGGCACGGCCTACTACACGACCAAGGACCCGTCGCTCTTCATCGTTTCCGGGCAGATGCCCCAGGGAGCGATCCGGAAGTTCGGCGAGCGCGTGATCGAGATGATGAAAGGGATCGCCGGCGGCGATATTTCGGCCGAAGAGCTTGAAAGAGCCAAACAGCAGTTGATTGCCGCAACCATCTTCGCCCGCGAGACCGCCGAGTCCCAAGCGTTTACCTACGGCCAGATGGGCATTCTCGGCCGACTCGAAGACGCGGATGCCTATCTCGACCACATTCGCGGGGTCACGACCGATGACGTGCGGCGCGTTGCCCGAACGCTGTTCACCGACAACGGCGTATCCCTCATCTCCTACGAACCCCTCATCGCAACAGGTCCGCAGAAGCCTGAGATGGTCACCCTCGAAAACGGGATCAGGCTGATCCTGCGAGAGAACCATTCGTCGCCCCTCGTTGCCGTCTCGATCCATGTCGATGCCGGCGGAATGCGCGAAGGCAAGGGCGAAGCCGGCCTGGCGAACCTCACCGCCGAGATGCTTCTCAAAGGAACCGAAAAAAAGTCGGCGGAAGAGATCGCCCGGGCGTTCGAGTCGCTCGGAACGCAGATTTCCTGTTCGGCCGCGAAAAGTTACGCGTCGATCGACATGCAGTGTCTCTCCGAAAAGTTCGACCCTTCCTTCGACCTGGTGATGGAGATCCTGACCGGCGCCTCGTTCCCGGAGGATGAATTCGAAAAGGAACGTGACCAGGCCCTCGAACAGATCAAGGCGCAGGAAGACGATCTGTATCAGTTCACCAGCCGGCATGTTCTCAAGGCGCTGTTTCCCGACCATCCTCTCGGGTATCCGAGCCTCGGCCTTGCCGACCAGGTCAAGGACATGCGCCGTTCCCACGTGAAGGAATTCTTCCGAAAACAGTACGTCGGCTCGGGAATGGTCGTTGCGGTCGTCGGAGATATCTTCATTCGCGACGTGAAAGACCGCCTGATGTCACAGCTCTCCGCCATCGATAAAGGCAGCCTCAATGAGATGCGCGAGCCGAAATGGCAGAAGATCTCTTCTCCCGTCACGGTCACCGAGCGCAAGAATCGCGAGCAGTCGCAGATCATGGTTGCGACTCGCACCTTCAGCAGAAACGATCCACGGGGCCCCGCGATGGACATCCTGACGAACATTCTCTCGGGAAGCATGTCTTCGCGGCTCTTCACCAACCTGCGCGACAAGGACTCGCTTGCCTATTCGGTGTTCGCAACGAACGTCGGCACGCGCGTGACGGGATACTTCTTCGCGACTCTCAGCACTGCCGTCGAAAAGACCGAGACGGCAAAGAACCGGCTGATCGAGGAACTCGAAAAGATCCGGACGCAGGGCTTCACGGACGAGGAGTTCAATGATGCCAAACAGTATATTATCGGCCAGCACGCCCTCGAACTGGTCAACAACGAGGCTCAGGCTGGCGTCTTCTCGAGCGACGAGTTCCTCGGCCTCGGGTTCGAGCACGCCGAGAAGTATCCCGAGTTGATCAAATCCGTGAAGCGCGAGGACGTCGAGAAGATCATGCAGGAGTTCCTCCTCGGAAGCGGCTCCTACGTGCTCGGCGTCACGACGCCGTGA